The following are encoded together in the Streptomyces tsukubensis genome:
- a CDS encoding MDR/zinc-dependent alcohol dehydrogenase-like family protein produces MAAPGAVVAYYSGGEDERLSVPVLSSLSANLRWQSIFVYTVSPAAKQQAVADVAAAVRAGALRFGEEAGPPLHRFTLEQTADAHTALEKGVIGKVLLDIP; encoded by the coding sequence GTGGCCGCCCCGGGAGCCGTGGTGGCCTACTACTCGGGTGGCGAGGACGAACGGCTTTCTGTGCCCGTACTCTCCTCGCTCTCGGCGAACCTGCGCTGGCAGAGCATTTTCGTCTACACCGTGTCACCCGCGGCGAAGCAGCAGGCGGTCGCGGATGTCGCTGCGGCCGTGCGGGCGGGCGCGCTCCGCTTTGGCGAGGAGGCCGGACCGCCGTTGCACCGCTTCACCCTGGAGCAGACCGCTGACGCCCACACCGCCCTCGAAAAGGGCGTGATCGGGAAGGTCCTGCTCGACATCCCGTGA